In Helicobacter anatolicus, a single genomic region encodes these proteins:
- a CDS encoding RNA polymerase factor sigma-54: MAAPKLRQNLQIKGKLSATLKNWLPILQSNILEIEETINEYALENPYIHIQSSITQDFSSKLKKPHPSSPIKNSIGDKIEALSIQTKGLYQILEEQIMPPLFPTEISQKIAMHIIDNINEEGYFDRDLLECAKEMQISPEEYEKIRQRFSFLEPKGIGSKDIKECFLFHLQDAENISDEIYDLASKIIKNLENHTKLNSHPLYNQALNLIKTFQTPPALAFIDSDPCVIPDILVLEEDGEISVSLNDDYYPQVHIDIIKVKENDQYLKNKLRDARDLVDALDMRKQTLRKIGLMIVEYQYDFFMGGEIRPMKLKDLADEFGHSPSTISRAISNKYLECNRGIFPIKNFFTTAIDGDTSNASIKDFIHNLIKNENKQKPLSDLKILELIEEKFSIKMVRRTITKYRKQLNIGSSSERKKNYAISI, from the coding sequence ATGGCCGCTCCAAAACTCCGCCAGAATCTCCAAATCAAAGGTAAACTTTCTGCTACCCTAAAAAACTGGCTCCCTATCTTACAAAGTAATATTTTGGAAATTGAAGAAACCATTAATGAGTATGCTCTTGAAAATCCCTATATCCATATACAAAGTTCCATCACGCAAGATTTTAGTTCCAAACTCAAAAAACCTCATCCAAGTTCCCCAATCAAAAACTCTATAGGTGATAAAATTGAAGCACTTAGCATCCAAACTAAAGGACTTTATCAGATTCTAGAAGAACAAATCATGCCGCCACTTTTTCCCACAGAAATTTCTCAAAAAATTGCGATGCATATTATTGACAACATTAATGAAGAGGGATATTTTGACAGAGATCTTTTAGAGTGTGCAAAAGAAATGCAAATAAGCCCTGAAGAATATGAAAAAATCCGCCAAAGATTTTCTTTTTTGGAGCCAAAGGGTATTGGATCTAAAGATATTAAAGAATGTTTTTTGTTCCATCTACAAGATGCAGAAAATATTTCTGATGAAATCTATGATCTTGCAAGTAAAATTATTAAGAATCTTGAGAATCATACAAAGCTAAATTCTCACCCTCTTTACAATCAAGCCTTAAATCTTATCAAAACCTTCCAAACCCCTCCAGCACTAGCATTTATCGATTCTGATCCTTGTGTGATTCCTGATATTCTTGTCTTAGAAGAAGATGGAGAGATTTCTGTATCACTTAATGATGACTACTATCCTCAAGTACATATTGATATTATAAAAGTCAAAGAAAATGATCAATATTTGAAAAATAAATTAAGAGATGCTAGGGATTTAGTAGATGCACTTGATATGAGAAAACAAACGCTACGAAAAATCGGATTAATGATTGTGGAATATCAATATGATTTTTTCATGGGTGGCGAAATTAGGCCGATGAAACTCAAAGATTTAGCCGATGAATTTGGACATTCTCCAAGCACTATCTCACGAGCCATTTCTAATAAGTATCTAGAATGCAATCGCGGAATCTTTCCTATCAAAAATTTCTTTACTACCGCAATTGATGGGGATACGAGCAATGCTTCTATCAAAGATTTTATTCACAATCTTATCAAAAATGAAAATAAGCAAAAACCCCTTAGCGATCTAAAAATCCTTGAACTTATAGAGGAAAAATTCTCTATTAAAATGGTAAGACGCACAATCACAAAATACCGCAAACAACTTAACATAGGCAGTTCTAGTGAAAGAAAGAAAAACTACGCTATTAGCATTTAA